The following coding sequences lie in one Cyanobacterium sp. Dongsha4 genomic window:
- a CDS encoding SpoIID/LytB domain-containing protein yields MTILNKNKEKNNWLLKFNKLFLNISILTIIPFLFQTLPLLALDLQIGIVQRFGEELEDEITLTSIGEDNLKLTFTDNLTGENKSLTTKQLKLDIIPQSLPHKYIEERLILGDHGTFETAEDDANNWRELGIDVEITQPGRWQVWAKRSTYNTPFLRRLLLEQLQEAGYSNVYIETAILLEKPEVSFSVGENNYQVNFLEISSNQGVIEIKEGKDGKNRKYGGNFTLQPNSYGNYTLVNKVDIETYLRGVVPHEIGSNAPLAAAQAQTIIARTYALRNTRRFAADDYELCANTHCQVYYGLSGTSKIADQAIASTKGLVLTYENELVDALYSSTTGGITSNFTDIWNGENRPYLKSVIDSPQQVWNLSQQSLESEDNFRKFISLEKGFNETGRSLFRWQKQSSIADLTKDLQKYLTRIKHPLVDIKEIQSMKITERSPSGRILKLDVKTDLGVITLEKNEVRSAFAPPRSTFFYLEPIYDKNKKLTAYQFIGGGFGHGVGLSQFGSYNLAKLGWTAEKILQFYYPGTQVQPLKDNQAVNNN; encoded by the coding sequence ATGACAATTTTAAATAAAAATAAGGAAAAAAATAATTGGTTATTAAAATTTAATAAACTTTTCTTGAATATTTCAATATTAACTATTATTCCTTTTTTATTTCAGACTTTACCCCTTTTAGCATTGGATCTACAAATTGGGATTGTGCAAAGATTCGGAGAAGAATTAGAAGATGAAATAACTTTAACAAGTATTGGTGAAGATAATTTAAAACTAACTTTTACAGATAATCTCACAGGGGAAAATAAATCTTTAACGACTAAGCAATTAAAACTAGACATCATACCTCAGTCTTTACCCCATAAATATATTGAAGAAAGATTGATATTAGGGGATCATGGTACGTTTGAAACTGCTGAGGATGATGCTAATAATTGGAGAGAATTGGGTATTGATGTGGAGATAACCCAACCCGGGCGTTGGCAGGTGTGGGCAAAGCGTAGCACTTACAACACTCCTTTTTTAAGAAGATTATTATTGGAACAGTTACAAGAAGCAGGTTATAGTAACGTCTATATTGAAACAGCTATTTTATTGGAAAAGCCAGAAGTTTCTTTTTCTGTAGGAGAGAATAATTATCAAGTAAATTTTTTAGAAATTAGTAGCAATCAGGGAGTAATAGAAATTAAAGAAGGAAAAGACGGCAAAAATCGCAAATATGGGGGCAATTTTACTCTTCAGCCCAATTCTTATGGTAATTATACTCTGGTTAATAAAGTGGATATAGAAACCTATTTGCGGGGGGTTGTACCTCATGAAATTGGAAGCAATGCACCCCTAGCCGCCGCTCAAGCTCAAACTATTATTGCTCGAACCTACGCTTTACGCAACACAAGAAGGTTTGCGGCTGATGATTATGAGCTTTGTGCAAATACTCATTGTCAAGTTTATTATGGTTTAAGTGGTACATCAAAAATAGCAGATCAGGCGATCGCATCTACCAAGGGATTAGTATTAACTTATGAAAATGAATTAGTAGATGCCTTATATTCTTCTACCACAGGGGGAATAACCTCTAATTTTACAGATATTTGGAATGGAGAAAATCGCCCTTATCTAAAATCTGTGATTGATTCACCGCAACAAGTGTGGAATTTAAGTCAACAAAGTCTTGAGTCTGAAGATAATTTTCGTAAGTTTATCTCTTTGGAAAAAGGCTTTAATGAAACGGGTAGAAGTTTATTTCGTTGGCAAAAACAAAGTAGTATCGCAGATTTAACTAAAGATTTGCAAAAATATTTAACCCGAATAAAACATCCCCTTGTAGATATAAAAGAAATTCAATCTATGAAAATCACAGAGCGATCGCCCTCTGGTAGAATCTTAAAGTTAGATGTAAAAACCGACTTAGGAGTTATTACCCTCGAAAAAAATGAAGTCAGAAGTGCCTTTGCACCCCCCAGAAGCACCTTTTTTTACCTAGAGCCTATTTATGATAAAAACAAAAAATTAACAGCCTATCAATTTATTGGCGGTGGTTTTGGTCATGGAGTAGGGCTAAGTCAATTTGGTAGTTATAATCTTGCTAAACTAGGTTGGACTGCGGAAAAAATATTACAATTTTATTATCCCGGAACACAAGTTCAACCTTTAAAGGATAATCAGGCAGTCAACAACAACTAA
- a CDS encoding serine protease produces MLPVNQLFIKVFRQKWQLWAIAFFLFFTLIFIIQEQKITQHKTLETKIKEIGKNSTITKKSLNQTELKEIAKLVNVRVFANIDDHEIGGSGVIIGQKKNIYLVLTNNHVVDNKEINYQIQTHTGKIYKGEVIWQNNDNLIVDDLALLTFESQEEYRTINIKNNYIPKKNELILASGFPFQDNLKQSENIKYTFGNLSQFLQKPLIGGYQIGYTNNVHSGMSGGSILNLQGQLIGINGLGKYPPLGNPYIYQNGNDIPENQVKNMSNLSWGISSQSINKLISVVEQKKNIDFQIQQVE; encoded by the coding sequence ATGTTGCCTGTAAATCAGCTATTTATTAAGGTATTTCGTCAAAAATGGCAGTTGTGGGCGATCGCATTTTTCCTTTTCTTTACCCTCATTTTCATTATCCAAGAGCAAAAAATTACCCAACATAAAACCCTCGAAACCAAAATAAAAGAAATAGGTAAAAATAGTACAATAACCAAAAAAAGTCTTAATCAAACAGAATTAAAAGAAATAGCAAAATTAGTAAATGTTAGAGTTTTCGCAAATATTGATGACCATGAAATAGGTGGTTCAGGAGTAATAATTGGTCAGAAAAAAAATATTTATTTAGTATTAACAAATAACCATGTAGTTGATAACAAAGAAATTAATTATCAAATTCAAACTCACACAGGAAAAATTTATAAAGGGGAAGTTATTTGGCAAAATAATGATAATTTAATAGTTGATGATTTAGCTTTACTAACTTTTGAAAGTCAAGAAGAATATCGAACCATAAATATCAAAAATAACTATATACCCAAGAAAAATGAATTGATTTTAGCTAGTGGATTCCCTTTTCAAGACAATTTAAAACAATCAGAAAACATTAAATACACTTTCGGAAATTTAAGCCAATTTTTACAAAAACCTTTAATCGGGGGCTATCAAATTGGTTATACAAATAATGTTCATAGTGGTATGAGTGGAGGCTCAATTCTCAATTTACAAGGGCAACTAATAGGTATTAATGGTTTAGGAAAATATCCCCCTTTAGGTAATCCTTATATCTATCAAAATGGGAACGACATCCCCGAAAATCAAGTAAAAAATATGAGTAATTTAAGTTGGGGAATATCAAGCCAATCTATCAATAAATTAATTAGTGTAGTTGAGCAGAAAAAAAATATAGATTTTCAAATTCAACAAGTTGAGTAA
- a CDS encoding PspA/IM30 family protein — protein MGIFDRISRVIRANVNDMIDKAEDPEKVLEQSIREMGDDLVKMRQAVAQAIASQKRTEQQYQKNMSEANTWQQRAQLALSKGEEGLAREALVRKKTHADTAATLKAQLDGQVQQIDALRRNLTALESKISEAKTKKDMLKARLSAAKANQQLQETITSVNTSSAMSAFERMEDKVVQMEAMSQASGELAGMGEDAKWAALEGGTAVDDELEALKRQLSGTPEPNIALPAGNSDSDIIEGETVSSNSAPIDDELEKLRAELRKS, from the coding sequence ATGGGAATTTTTGATCGCATCAGTAGGGTAATAAGAGCAAATGTCAATGATATGATTGATAAAGCTGAAGATCCTGAAAAGGTTTTAGAGCAGAGTATCCGTGAAATGGGCGATGACCTCGTTAAAATGCGTCAGGCTGTAGCACAAGCGATCGCCTCTCAGAAAAGAACAGAGCAACAGTATCAAAAAAATATGAGTGAAGCCAATACATGGCAACAAAGGGCGCAATTAGCTTTATCAAAAGGAGAAGAGGGTTTAGCAAGAGAAGCCTTAGTGAGAAAGAAAACCCATGCTGACACAGCCGCTACTTTAAAAGCACAATTAGATGGTCAAGTACAACAAATTGATGCTCTTCGTCGTAATTTAACTGCTTTAGAGAGCAAAATTTCAGAAGCAAAAACCAAGAAAGATATGCTTAAAGCCCGTCTCAGTGCGGCTAAGGCTAATCAACAATTACAGGAAACTATTACCAGTGTCAATACAAGTTCTGCCATGTCTGCGTTTGAACGTATGGAAGACAAGGTAGTGCAAATGGAAGCCATGTCTCAAGCATCTGGAGAATTAGCGGGAATGGGGGAAGATGCCAAGTGGGCGGCATTAGAAGGTGGCACGGCGGTAGATGATGAATTGGAAGCCTTGAAACGTCAATTATCTGGTACTCCTGAACCCAATATTGCCTTACCTGCTGGTAATAGTGATAGCGATATTATTGAAGGTGAAACAGTTTCTAGTAATTCTGCACCTATTGATGATGAATTGGAAAAATTGAGAGCGGAATTAAGAAAAAGCTAA